One stretch of Tribolium castaneum strain GA2 chromosome 5, icTriCast1.1, whole genome shotgun sequence DNA includes these proteins:
- the LOC660599 gene encoding probable multidrug resistance-associated protein lethal(2)03659 has protein sequence MDHVKKRAGPRHPLLKANLVSVATFFYTLKLFRKGAKLDLEEENLYETLPKFKSDKLGNELEKGWEKEGKNSVWRLLFICYGKEVFLLGLSELVFKSLIIILQPHALSKIISYFSPNQTSMTKNDLYSYAGLMIVINVTDFVYTHNYFLALNTLGIRIRTALCSLIYCKALTLRQDQISIGKFTNLLTKDIPSLEAFPYFVNDLWIVILQTIVVSFVMYQKLQVATFAGVGLFIIVLPLQIYMGSWAAKLRMKMCKKVDERLQTTQETLSAIKIIKMYTWEKFFINRVSKTRKNEVKSMHRIFYLIFLLIEIGVLNGNIAFYLLIMTYKWLGNLVTAEIVYFIDSCFNNLVFALGIRFPYALTQIAEAVASVKRIEDVLKAPELHENVNDANPIIKPKINLKNVNVAFSDTQILHSINLDIDLGVTLITGPVGSGKSFLLKTILREYEPTNGSILTQGRISYASQDPWLFPSSIKQNILFGEKYDEARYQQVLKVCDLIYDFELLADGDNTIVEDRGNNLSKGQQARVNLARAVYRESEIYLLDDCLSALDSQVNDYIFKECILKFLQNKLVVFVSHNVSHVKEVDNVIVMRHGSILSHAKSTEIPEKEILEEIKGNEKELRKVENEDGVDEESKLITEAIKEQKVYQEFKKQGVVELEVYKKYMQYWGGIFVTLLILAVFGISQFVQSYSDKLVSKWVNTEQKLANLTLYDVTNSTDMTKEETIENRNYILKMYTTMIIVNSVCHLGCMFVLFKVIQRTSIKLHKHMITHMVNARMNFFDTNFIGNILNRFSKDLTVIDAGLPITYYQIFRMFSSMIGIMSLIATVNTFFLVPSFLFFGLLMVICKYYLRTARSLKRLEATTRSPVIGYLNATLEGLTTVRAFKNQSTLRQEYDRHQDLYTSASYTACSSREAFAFCLDFLCFIFVASIISRFMFFSDEMLGGDVGLAISQALKMTGTLQWAVRIWSEMENSMTSVERVLEYIEVKQENKQGQVLENWPKKGEVKYENVSLSYNNSNEYVLKNVNFTANRQEKIGIVGRTGAGKSSMVSTLFRLYEVEGKITIDGVDTKTLALDFLRKHVSIIPQDPVLFSGTIRENIDPEGTYSDKEIWKMLETAHLKKFVPSLDYNIVGNSSNFSVGQKQLICLARALVRNNKIIVLDEATANMDPETDALIHQTIQENFSSCTVLAIAHKLDSVLNSDKIIVMERGEIIECGDPRSLLQSKEGAFYEMVKKSELL, from the exons atGGATCACGTTAAAAAGCGGGCTGGACCAAGGCATCCGCTTCTTAAGGCAAACCTGGTTTCGGTGGCCACGTTCTT TTACACattgaaattatttagaaaaggTGCTAAACTAGACTTGGAAGAAGAAAACCTCTATGAAACTTTACCTAAATTCAAATCAGATAAATTAGGAAATGAACTTGAAAAAGGGTGGGAAAAGGAAGGCAAAAACTCAGTATGGCGTCTACTGTTCATTTGTTACGGAAAAGAAGTCTTTCTTTTGGGGTTGTCAGAGTTGGTATTTAAATCACTAATTAT AATACTCCAACCACATGCACTGAGTAAAATAATTAGCTACTTTAGTCCAAACCAGACCAGTATGACCAAAAACGATTTATATTCATACGCTGGTCTTATGATTGTCATCAACGTTACAGATTTTGTTTACACCCACAATTATTTTCTAGCACTGAATACACTAGGAATTCGAATTCGTACAGCACTTTGTTCCCTCATTTACTGCAAAGCATTAACACTAAGACAAGACCAAATTTCAATCGGAAAATTTACCAACCTCTTGACTAAAGACATTCCCAGTTTGGAGGCTTTTCCATATTTCGTTAATGACTTATGGATTGTGATTCTCCAAACAATCGTCGTTTCTTTCGTAATGTACCAAAAACTGCAAGTGGCCACCTTTGCAGGAGTTGGACTTTTCATAATCGTATTGCCgttacaaa TTTATATGGGCTCTTGGGCGGCTAAATTACGAAtgaaaatgtgcaaaaaagTAGATGAACGATTGCAAACTACacaggaaactttatcagcaatcaaaattattaaaatgtacaCTTGGGagaagttttttattaacagaGTCTCCAAAACAAGAAA AAATGAAGTTAAAAGTATGCACCGGATTTTTTACTTGATATTCTTGCTAATCGAAATTGGCGTTCTTAATGGTAACATTGCCTTTTACCTTCTCATAATGACCTACAAATGGTTGGGGAACCTTGTAACTGCTGAAATCGTCTACTTTATTGATAGTtgctttaataatttagtaTTTGCCTTAGGGATACGTTTCCCTTACGCTCTTACACAAATAGCAGAAGCTGTTGCCTCCGTCAAAAGAATAGAAGACGTTTTAAAGGCACCAGAATTGCACGAAAACGTAAATGACGCTAATCCAATAatcaaaccaaaaattaatttaaaaaatgttaatgttGCCTTTAGCGACACTCAAATTCTTCATTCTATCAATTTAGATATTGACTTGGGCGTCACTCTAATAACAGGACCTGTCGGAAGTGGCAAAAGCTTTCTGCTGAAAACGATACTAAGGGAATACGAACCCACCAATGGTAGCATCCTAACCCAAGGACGCATCTCTTACGCTTCTCAAGATCCTTGGCTTTTTCCTTCTTCGATCAAACAGAATATTTTGTTTGGGGAAAAATACGACGAAGCCCGATACCAACAAGTGTTGAAAGTTTGTGATTTGATTTACGACTTTGAGCTATTGGCAGACGGTGATAACACCATTGTTGAAGATCGCGGTAATAATTTGAGCAAAGGACAGCAAGCTCGGGTCAATTTAGCTCGTGCCGTTTACCGAGAGAGCGAAATTTACCTCCTGGATGACTGTTTGTCAGCTCTCGATAGCCAAGTCAACGACTATATTTTCAAAGAatgtattttgaaatttctccAAAACAAACTAGTGGTGTTTGTTAGTCATAACGTGAGCCATGTGAAAGAAGTTGATAATGTTATAGTAATGCGGCATGGATCTATCCTGTCTCATGCCAAGTCCACGGAAATTCCTGAAAAggaaattttggaagaaatCAAAGGAAATGAAAAGGAACTGCGCAAAGTAGAGAATGAAGACGGCGTGGATGAGGAAAGTAAACTGATAACCGAAGCAATAAAAGAACAAAAAGTGTACCAAGAATTCAAAAAGCAAGGCGTCGTTGAATTGGAAGTGTACAAGAAATATATGCAATACTGGGGTGGTATTTTTGTCACTCTTTTAATTCTTGCAGTTTTTGGTATTTCGCAGTTTGTTCAAAGTTATTCCGACAAATTAGTTAGTAAATG GGTCAACACTGAACAAAAGCTAGCAAATCTCACTCTCTATGACGTTACGAATAGTACAGATATGACCAAAGAAGAAACAATAGAAAAtcgtaattatattttaaaaatgtatacaaCGATGATAATCGTAAACAGCGTTTGTCATCTCGGTTGTATGTTTGTCCTGTTCAAAGTGATTCAACGAACTTCCATAAAGTTACACAAACACATGATCACCCACATGGTCAATGCCAGAATGAACTTTTTCGACACCAATTTCATCGGCAACATCTTGAACAGATTTTCTAAAGATTTGACTGTAATTGACGCCGGTCTCCCAATTACTTATTATCAAATTTTCAGA ATGTTTTCCAGTATGATTGGAATAATGTCGCTGATTGCAACcgttaacacattttttctcgttccttcgtttttatttttcggacTGCTGATggtaatttgtaaatattaccTTCGGACAGCTCGCAGTTTAAAACGCCTGGAAGCCACCa CACGAAGCCCAGTGATTGGTTATTTGAACGCCACCCTTGAAGGCCTAACAACAGTCCGAGCATTTAAGAATCAAAGCACTTTGAGACAAGAGTACGATCGTCATCAGGATTTGTACACTTCGGCTTCTTACACTGCTTGCTCCTCAAGGGAAGCTTTCGCGTTCTGTCTAGATTTcctctgttttatttttgtagctTCAATTATCTCACGATTTATGTTTTTCAGTGATG AAATGTTGGGTGGTGACGTTGGCCTTGCCATATCTCAAGCTTTAAAAATGACCGGAACTCTACAATGGGCAGTACGAATTTGGTCCGAAATGGAAAACTCAATGACCTCAGTTGAACGAGTCCTGGAATATATTGAAGTCAAACAGGAGAATAAACAAGGACAGGTCCTAGAAAACTGGCCGAAAAAAGGCGAAGTCAAATACGAAAATGTTTCCTTGTCTTATAACAACTCGAACGAATATGTCCTGAAAAACGTGAATTTCACGGCCAATCGGCAGGAAAAAATCGGAATCGTCGGTAGAACGGGTGCTGGAAAATCGTCTATGGTTTCAACGCTTTTCCGCCTGTACGAAGTCGAGGGAAAAATTACAATCGATGGCGTTGATACAAAAACACTAGCTTTGGATTTCTTGAGAAAGCATGTCTCCATTATCCCGCAGGATCCAGTCCTGTTTTCGGGAACAATCCGCGAAAACATCGATCCTGAGGGAACTTACTCTGATAAAGAGATTTGGAAGATGCTTGAAACGGCGCATTTGAAGAAATTTGTTCCAAGTTTGGATTACAATATTGTTGGAAACAGCTCAAATTTTAGTGTTGGCCAAAAGCAGTTGATTTGTTTAGCCCGAGCACTCGTtagaaataacaaaattatagtcCTGGATGAAGCAACGGCCAACATGGACCCGGAAACAGATGCTTTGATACATCAGACGATACAGGAGAATTTTTCCTCATGCACCGTTTTAGCGATAGCGCACAAACTTGATTCGGTACTGAATTCAGATAAAATCATCGTTATGGAAAGAGGGGAGATTATTGAGTGTGGTGACCCTCGCAGTTTGTTGCAAAGTAAAGAAGGTGCCTTTTATGAAATGGTGAAGAAATCAGAGTTGTTGTGA
- the LOC660481 gene encoding probable multidrug resistance-associated protein lethal(2)03659 → MDYLGKRERKVHPQEKANILSNLSFFYTLKLFRKGYKNDLEEDDLYEVLKSYRSKELGDQLEAEWEKQKKQGKNNSIVRLLWACYGWQYFLLGLVQLIVKTTMIVVQPQALSKIISYFNPNQTEMTKKDAYFYAMLLIAINLINCIYVHNYQLAVTGLGIKVRTAFCSFIYRKALKLSPTRLSDISIGRIVTLMTKDVHSFESFIHFANDLWIGIVKSGVIFYIIYRKIGVSAFAGVLCFVILFPMQAFLGSKSAKLRMKMCKKTDDRLQLTQETLSAIKIIKMYTWEKFFDKKISDARKKEIKTMHTNFYLKFIVLQIGNLSGKMTFYLLIMTYTWLDNHVTAEIVYFVESCLQIVTHTISILFPIGITQTAELSASIKRIGNVLKALEVQTEQHEDHLTIKPKITLKDVSVNFKDKEILHSINLTLDMGVTLITGPVGSGKSFLLKTILQDYEPSSGGLVSKGRISYASQEPWLFPSSIKQNILFGQKYDEKRYNEVLKVCALVYDFDLLSAGDNTIVEDRGINLSKGQQARINLARAVYKESEIYLLDDCLSALDAHVSDFIFKECILKFLRNKLVVFVSHNASHVKDVDNVVIMHDGSVSSCVKSSEISETQILEEIINDKEKTEDLIDEDEDEANEKTKLVTETTKERKVYQEIKKKGEVDLSVYTKYIKFGGGFFIFTLLLVAFGVSQFVHSYADKLVSQWVNLERKISNFTFSNSTNLTEQQKGTIISHRDFTQHLFSAMTALTVAFELGRILALFAVARRASIKLHKYMTDHIIKATMHFFDTNFIGNILNRFSKDLSTIDEHLPFVIFQVFRAFLVIVGVLILIYTVIKSFLIPTLMFFCLLAVIRRYYLPTGRSLKRLDAATRSPVVGHLNATLEGLTTIRAFKAEQILRDEYDRHQDLYTSATYNFQCSMRAFAYCLDTFNTLFIASVVLRFVIFDDVKEAGDVGLAITQAFRMTGTLQWGIRQWAEIENSMTSVERVLEYTEVKQENNQGQTLDCWPTKGEVRYENVYLSYTNSEEYVLKDINFTANPREKIGIVGRTGAGKSSIISTLFRLYEVKGTITIDGVDIKTLSLDYLRRNISIIPQDPVLFSGRIRDNIDPEGLYTDDQIWKAIETANLKPLVPSLDYEITENGSNFSVGQRQLICLARAVIRNNRIIVLDEATANMDRETDALIHQTIHENFASCTVFTIAHKLHTIINSDKVIVMDKGQIIECDDPNSLLQNTEGVFYNMVKKSGLLPTAEA, encoded by the exons ATGGACTATCTCGGAAAACGTGAACGCAAAGTCCATCCCCAAGAGAAAGCCAACATTTTATCAAACTTATCATTTTT CTACACTTTAAAGCTATTCAGAAAGGGTTACAAAAATGATCTGGAAGAAGACGACTTGTACGAAGTTTTGAAAAGTTACAGATCGAAAGAACTGGGCGACCAGTTGGAGGCAGAATGGGAAAAACAGAAAAAGCAAGGCAAAAACAATTCAATAGTCCGCTTGTTGTGGGCTTGCTACGGGTGGCAATACTTCCTCCTTGGTCTAGTGCAGCTCATTGTCAAAACAACGATGAT cgTAGTCCAACCGCAAGCTTTGAGCAAAATTATTTCGTACTTCAACCCGAACCAAACTGAAATGACCAAAAAGGACGCGTATTTCTATGCGATGCTTTTGATCGCAATCAATTTAATCAATTGCATCTACGTCCACAACTATCAGCTAGCTGTAACAGGACTGGGGATCAAAGTTCGTACAGCTTTCTGCTCGTTTATTTACAGAAAAGCTCTAAAGTTGAGTCCTACAAGACTCAGCGACATATCAATCGGACGCATTGTGACGCTAATGACCAAAGATGTGCACTCTTTCGAAAGCTTCATTCACTTCGCTAACGACTTATGGATCGGAATTGTCAAGTCCGgggttattttttacataatttaccgGAAAATTGGGGTTTCTGCCTTTGCAGGTGTCTTGTGTTTTGTCATTTTGTTCCCAATGCAAG CTTTTTTGGGTTCTAAATCAGCGAAGCTGCGAATGAAAATGTGTAAGAAAACAGACGATAGGTTACAACTGACTCAGGAAACTTTATCGGCGATCAAAATCATCAAAATGTATACTTGGGAGAAGTTTTTTGACAAGAAAATTTCAGATGCCAGAAA GAAAGAGATTAAAACAATGCACACCAACTTCTACCTGAAGTTTATTGTGCTACAGATCGGTAATTTGAGTGGCAAAATGACCTTCTACCTCCTCATCATGACCTACACTTGGCTCGATAACCACGTAACCGCTGAAATCGTTTATTTTGTCGAAAGTTGCCTCCAAATCGTCACTCACACCATCAGCATTCTTTTCCCCATCGGAATCACACAAACAGCCGAACTGTCCGCTTCTATTAAACGAATCGGCAATGTGTTAAAAGCATTAGAAGTGCAAACGGAACAACACGAAGATCATTTAACAATCAAACCAAAAATCACTCTTAAGGACGTCAGTGTTAACTTCAAGGACAAGGAAATCCTCCACTCCATAAACCTGACGCTTGACATGGGAGTCACTCTCATCACTGGTCCTGTGGGAAGCGGCAAAAGCTTCCTCTTGAAGACGATCCTCCAGGACTACGAACCTTCAAGCGGAGGCTTAGTTTCCAAAGGACGAATTTCCTACGCTTCGCAGGAACCGTGGCTGTTCCCGTCCTCAATCAAGCAAAATATCTTATTCGGGCAAAAGTACGACGAAAAACGCTACAACGAAGTCCTGAAGGTGTGTGCGCTCGTGTACGACTTTGACCTGCTATCAGCCGGTGATAACACAATTGTTGAAGACCGCGGAATCAATTTGAGCAAAGGACAACAAGCTCGGATCAACCTAGCTCGGGCTGTGTACAAAGAGAGCGAGATTTACCTCCTGGACGATTGCCTGTCGGCGTTGGACGCCCACGTcagtgattttattttcaaagagTGCATTTTGAAATTCTTGAGAAACAAACTGGTGGTCTTCGTCAGCCACAACGCCAGTCATGTGAAGGACGTTGACAATGTTGTTATCATGCACGATGGCTCGGTCTCGTCCTGCGTCAAGTCGTCCGAAATTTCCGAAACCCAAATTTTGGAGGAGATAATCAACGATAAGGAAAAAACTGAGGATTTAATCGATGAGGACGAGGACGAAGCGAACGAAAAAACCAAACTAGTGACCGAAACCACCAAAGAGCGGAAGGTTTACcaggaaattaaaaagaaaggCGAGGTGGACCTCTCCGTTTACACCAAATACATCAAATTTGGTGGCGGGTTTTTCATCTTCACGCTACTGCTAGTCGCGTTTGGCGTTTCGCAATTTGTTCACAGCTATGCGGACAAATTGGTTAGCCAATG GGTTAATCTCGAGAGGAAAATCTCCAACTTCACTTTTAGTAATAGTACGAATCTGACGGAACAACAGAAGGGGACCATAATAAGCCATCGCGATTTCACCCAACACCTGTTCAGCGCAATGACGGCTCTAACTGTAGCTTTCGAACTTGGCCGAATTTTGGCACTTTTTGCCGTTGCAAGGAGAGCCTCCATCAAGCTGCACAAATATATGACTGACCATATTATCAAAGCCACGATGCATTTCTTTGACACCAATTTTATCGGCAATATTTTGAACCGGTTCTCGAAGGATTTGTCGACGATTGACGAGCATTTGCCGTTTGTGATTTTCCAAGTCTTTAGA gcaTTTCTCGTAATAGTCGGCGTTTTGATCCTGATATACACAGTCATTAAATCATTTCTAATCCCGACACTGATGTTCTTCTGCCTTTTGGCAGTAATTAGGCGATATTATCTGCCAACAGGACGAAGTCTTAAGCGTCTGGATGCTGCTA CTCGAAGTCCAGTCGTGGGTCACTTGAACGCAACCCTTGAAGGTCTGACAACAATCCGGGCTTTCAAAGCCGAACAAATCCTGCGAGATGAATACGACAGGCACCAGGACCTTTACACTTCAGCCACGTACAATTTCCAGTGCAGCATGCGGGCTTTTGCCTACTGTTTGGACACTTTCAACACACTTTTTATCGCATCGGTGGTTTTAAGATTTGTTATTTTCGATGacg TCAAAGAGGCCGGAGACGTAGGTCTTGCCATCACTCAGGCGTTCCGAATGACGGGAACTTTGCAGTGGGGGATCCGGCAGTGGGCCGAAATTGAAAATTCGATGACTTCAGTCGAACGCGTCCTTGAATACACCGAAGTCAAGCAGGAGAACAATCAAGGACAGACGCTGGACTGTTGGCCCACGAAAGGCGAAGTCAGATACGAAAACGTCTACTTGTCGTACACCAACTCCGAGGAGTATGTCCTGAAAGACATTAATTTTACCGCGAACCCGAGGGAAAAAATCGGGATCGTCGGCAGAACAGGCGCTGGGAAGTCGTCAATCATCTCGACTTTGTTCCGGTTGTACGAAGTCAAAGGAACAATCACGATTGACGGAGTTGACATCAAAACCTTGTCTTTGGATTACTTGCGGAGGAATATTTCCATCATCCCGCAAGACCCAGTTCTTTTCAGTGGGAGAATCCGCGATAATATTGATCCTGAAGGACTTTACACAGATGATCAAATTTGGAAAGCTATCGAAACGGCCAATTTGAAGCCGCTTGTTCCGAGTTTAGATTACGAAATTACGGAAAATGGTTCCAACTTTAGCGTTGGCCAGAGACAGTTGATTTGCTTGGCGAGAGCTGTCATCCGTAATAACAGAATTATCGTCCTGGATGAAGCTACAGCCAATATGGACAGAGAGACCGATGCTTTGATTCACCAAACAATTCATGAGAACTTTGCGTCTTGTACTGTTTTCACAATAGCGCACAAATTACACACGATTATAAACTCGGACAAGGTGATTGTTATGGATAAAGGACAGATTATCGAGTGCGATGATCCCAATAGTTTGTTGCAAAATACAGAAGGTGTGTTTTATAATATGGTCAAAAAATCGGGGCTGCTACCGACAGCCGAAGCATAA
- the LOC103313071 gene encoding ATP-binding cassette sub-family C member 4-like: protein MKYGERTVLKNITLTILPKQKIGIVGRTGAGKSSIISTLFRLYDIDGIIKIDGVDIQDLSLDYLRSNIALIPQDPLLISGTIRENIDPLSKCQDEEIWKIIKIVNLQDFVTSLSDRIDNSTSLSAGQKQLLCLARAIARKNKIIVLDEATANLDSEADSLIRNVIEENFASATVIIIAHRLVSVLAADVVMVVDDGQIVEQDKPDKLLEDKNSLFFEMIKQT, encoded by the coding sequence ATGAAATACGGTGAACGAacagttttgaaaaacataactCTCACAATTCTCCCGAAACAGAAAATAGGAATTGTTGGTAGAACCGGTGCTGGAAAATCGTCGATAATTTCGACACTTTTCCGACTCTACGATATCGAcggaattattaaaattgatggGGTGGATATTCAAGACCTCTCCTTGGATTACTTACGTTCCAATATCGCTTTGATTCCGCAAGACCCTCTCCTAATCAGTGGCACGATCCGTGAAAATATTGATCCTTTGAGCAAATGCCAGGACGAGGAAATTTGGAAGATAATCAAAATTGTCAATCTCCAAGACTTTGTGACTAGTCTCAGCGACAGGATTGATAACAGTACGAGTTTGAGTGCTGGGCAAAAACAACTCTTGTGTTTAGCAAGGGCTATAGCTCGCAAGAACAAAATTATCGTTTTGGATGAAGCTACAGCGAATTTGGACAGTGAGGCGGATTCTCTCATTCGGAACGTTATCGAGGAGAATTTTGCATCTGCGACTGTGATCATAATCGCCCATAGATTAGTTTCGGTGTTAGCGGCCGATGTTGTAATGGTCGTTGATGATGGACAAATTGTTGAACAAGATAAACCCGACAAGTTGTTAGAAGATAAAAACAgtctattttttgaaatgattaAGCAGacttga
- the LOC103313070 gene encoding ATP-binding cassette sub-family C member 4, translating to MDQGFKPKKQTHPRETANVLSLITFFYSFDLFKKGFKKELEDDDIYEVLSGCRSKELGDQLEEQWHLDKKKNKRPSMVRVLWACFGKTYMLFGAMQLIMRTIFVVAVPEALGKLVSYFSPGQTDLTKEDAYFYAAAVVGLGIVNFVYTQNYLIALTEFGIKIRTAVCSFIYRKALKMTEASLSDITMGKIVTLITKDIFAIEMVVHFGNDIWIGLVQTAIICGLIYGKIGVAAFAGVGFFLIVLPLQIFIARMSTSYRLKTSKKTDERIQLTQETLSSIKTIKMYSWENFFNKKISSSRKKEVNSIFKLFCLKIIIIVIGGLSAKIGFYVLIMTYVWLGNYITAEIVYFIQSCFGKLRHLLSILFPIGLTFGAELSATFIRLRSILEAEEVPTPRNHLAVAIKGPAVILDKVSVKIKGVELIKNLTMTIQKGLNIVVGSVGTGKSTFLKTILEDYKTDGNLTIYGKLSYASQEPWLFPSTIKHNILFGEKLDQERYKRVLEVCALNYDLNLLSDGDGTLVGDNGVNLSKGQQARVNLARAVYKNADIYLLDDCLAALDGHVCDYIFKECILEFLKDKLCVLVTNNHDHIQAADRIIEIKTATATYEENKNRVVFELPKSKEVVKSDEIEKVEKEPPRTNLYKEAKKSGKVDYGPTLKVR from the exons atggaCCAGGGATTTAAAccgaaaaaacaaacacatcCCAGAGAAACTGCAAACGTTTTATCCCTAATCACATTCTT TTACTCCTTCGATCTCTTCAAAAAAGGCTTCAAAAAGGAGCTAGAAGATGACGACATATACGAGGTTTTGAGCGGCTGCAGATCAAAAGAACTGGGCGATCAACTGGAAGAGCAATGGCACCTGGACAAGAAGAAGAACAAGCGGCCCTCGATGGTGCGCGTCCTTTGGGCCTGTTTCGGAAAAACCTACATGCTGTTTGGGGCGATGCAGCTGATAATGAGGACTATTTTCGT AGTTGCAGTCCCAGAAGCCCTGGGCAAACTGGTCTCGTATTTTAGTCCAGGGCAAACCGATCTGACCAAAGAAGATGCTTACTTTTATGCAGCTGCAGTCGTTGGCCTCGGGATTGTTAATTTTGTCTACACTCAAAACTATTTAATAGCATTGACCGAATTTGGGATCAAAATTCGGACGGCCGTTTGCTCTTTCATCTACCGCAAAGCACTCAAGATGACAGAGGCGTCGCTTTCCGACATAACGATGGGAAAAATCGTGACTTTGATAACAAAGGACATTTTTGCAATTGAAATGGTTGTACATTTCGGAAATGACATCTGGATTGGCCTCGTCCAAACTGCAATCATTTGTGGGTTAATTTACGGCAAAATTGGAGTTGCCGCTTTCGCGGGCGTTGGCTTTTTCCTCATAGTTCTTCCTTTACAAA tatttattgCCAGAATGTCAACGTCGTATCGTCTGAAAACCAGTAAAAAAACCGACGAACGCATCCAACTCACCCAAGAAACCCTCTCAAGCATCAAAACGATCAAAATGTACTCGTGGGAAaacttcttcaacaaaaaaatttcctcATCACGAAA GAAAGAAgttaattcgatatttaagTTATTTTGCTTGAAGATCATCATTATAGTGATTGGAGGACTGTCCGCAAAGATCGGTTTCTACGTCCTTATCATGACCTACGTCTGGTTGGGAAACTACATCACTGCCGAAATCGTTTATTTCATCCAAAGTTGTTTCGGAAAATTGAGACACCTCCTCAGTATTTTATTCCCAATAGGGCTAACTTTCGGGGCAGAGCTTTCGGCGACTTTTATTCGACTCCGAAGTATTTTAGAGGCCGAAGAGGTGCCAACTCCTCGAAATCATCTCGCTGTTGCAATAAAAGGACCTGCGGTAATCCTCGACAAGGTCTCAGTCAAAATAAAAGGAGTTGAGCTTATTAAAAATCTCACAATGACAATACAAAAAGGGTTAAACATCGTCGTAGGTAGTGTAGGTACTGGGAAAAGCACTTTCCTGAAAACAATCCTCGAGGATTATAAAACTGACGGCAATTTGACCATTTATGGAAAACTGTCTTATGCTTCACAAGAGCCTTGGCTGTTTCCGTCAACAATCAAGCACAATATACTGTTCGGAGAGAAACTCGACCAAGAGAGGTACAAAAGAGTCCTAGAGGTTTGTGCCTTGAACTACGATCTGAACTTGTTGAGTGACGGTGATGGGACTCTTGTGGGCGACAATGGTGTCAATTTGAGCAAAGGGCAACAAGCTCGGGTCAATTTAGCCCGAGCTGTGTACAAAAACGCTGATATCTACCTACTGGACGACTGTTTGGCGGCTCTTGATGGACATGTCTGTGATTACATCTTCAAAGAGTGCATTTTGGAGTTCCTTAAAGACAAACTGTGCGTCCTGGTGACCAATAACCATGACCATATCCAGGCAGCCGATagaataattgaaataaaaactgcCACTGCTACGTacgaagaaaataaaaaccgcGTCGTGTTCGAACTGCCCAAAAGTAAAGAAGTGGTCAAAAGTGACGAAATCGAGAAAGTGGAAAAGGAGCCTCCACGTACCAACCTTTACAAAGAAGCTAAAAAGAGTGGCAAAGTGGATTACGGGCCGACTTTGAAAGTCAGATGA